The DNA region aaccagttttctttctaattagaaattaaaacaaatgcaaaggaTTGTCCTGGCAAAACAGTTAGTGCTGTTTTCTTACctctttatttgcaaataaataaggTACTGCTTTTGATTCAACATAGGAAAAACAGGACCAACTGATAAATACTTAAGTTTCAATTGTGTCAAACTAAATACCTTGACTAATATTATGCTTTATATGCCAATGCTTTAAGCCAGTCTTTGGTAGCAGGGAGACCAGAGAAACAGGTATTTTACAACTTTCTTCAACTAAAACTCTAGTTAGTTGAAAAAGATTATGAGCTTTTTCAGTCCTCAAACATGCttcttttaaagttaattttgaaTATACTGTTGGCTCGTGGAATGAACATCAGGAACTAAAcaattaggaaagaaagaaaaaaaggaaggaggttagcaaaatgaaaaatcagggGGAAGGGATTGGAAAAAAAGTTCTCACTCATCTCATACATCTGATGCATTGCTGCATATTAGTCAACTAGTAATCATTTACCAACTTTGATACAACAAAGGTTTgttaaagaaaacatactttacaGTGTAAtagaatttaataattttcatccCTAAATATTTAAACAGGATTAAATTCAATCCCTTACCCTTGTCTTTCCATCCTAACTTCCCTTGCACCCCACTTAAGAATGTTAGCAAGAGTACTTACAACAGCAACAGGATCATTGCTTCGGGTGGCTGCAAGGCTAAAATTCTTCACATGCGTGTTGGTTTCTAAGGCTTTTGCAAATTCTTTCAGCGTTGGAATTGGTATGTTCTtgaattaaaaatagcatttcactCTCTTAAGATACACAAAGTTTATCACAACTTTTTTCATGATCTTATTGTCTTTACAGCAAAATGTACTGTAATAACTATCACTGGTCTCCAGCAGTCTCCAAGTAAAGGCCTACATGTGTAGCAAAGCTGTATGTAAGATGCAATGGCTGTTAGAGTCACCAATTCTATAAAGCAAAGTCACCTTTACTTCATTGATGCCATTGCCACAATAgaagtgttaaaaaataattagctgaCTTGGAACTGTTACTGAGCAAAATTTACATGAACTGAACATTCTGCTATCAGCATCAAATTAACCTCTCACAAATATAAAAAGATTTAGAGCTTTAAACTGGTGAAACCATTAGCATTTCATTCTCTGTTATATTAAGAATAATTCCAGAATTTGCCAATTTACAGTTTGGTAAGTTTTACAGTGTAGTAGCAACCAAGCTTAAAAGGAATACTTGTAGATAATTAAGGTAGCAAATTTCTCAGTTTATTATATCAGAAATTTTGTTCCATTGCCTTTTTAGGCATTTATTTTGGCTAGCATTTCTTTATTGTACAATATTCTTAaaccatgtattttattttctttctttaagggCAACAAATAGCCTAGGCTGCTCGCAAGGCTGCAGCTCGCAGCCTGTCACTGCTGTCTGCACTGTAAGTCAGGATTGCtatagttctgttttctttcacacaAATACACAAAAGTTTTAGTCATGTTTAAAAACACAATTGTTACACTTATGAGCAGAAGCTGCCCTAATTGCCAACAGCTCTTTTGTACAATAGTCAGAAGGGTGTCAGGTACAAATATCACTTTGTTTACAATAGCAGTAACTGAGAGCACATTGCTTCATCAAGGACAAAGGATTCAAAGTGGTAGTTAACTTCACGATGGTGATCTGCTGGAACTGTCGCCAACTTGGCAGCAATAGACATCTGGGCTGGCAGTAAGAAAATCTAAgactttttaaatacacttttggCAAAAGAAACCAAGATGACTTATTGGTTTAGTTCCAGGTTTCTGAGATTACATACACTGCAACATTTAGCAGAAAGGCTGCTGTTCTTAAAATAAGGCTATCATGCTCTTATAGAGTTTTACAGCTTAAAGtgtcttctgcagagaaaaagcagcataTTTACTGCAGACTTCAGGTAATTACCTTAATGTTATTTAGATTAACTTCAACAAGACGGGAATCATTATCTTTAATCCTTTGCAGCGTCTCCTCCACATTTGTGGGATTTGGCGGTTCGTCAAAAACAggcaacattttttccccttttactatATCTGAAAAGGCATTTAATTGTAATCAAACAGGTCACATATTCACTATGAATAAATGATACACATAccaaatatttactgtatttaaagATCATTTCATCAGTCTTTACATCTCTCCCCCACCCAAAAAGCATACCATCCTCTCCTGACCATATTTTCATAAAGTTCAGTTCTTTTCCAAAGGTCCTCACagactttctgcttttcttgcacACCAGCTTTTTTCAGAAAGCACATAGGAGTTGAATTACAAACACAAACATGAAACctaaaaaccaacacacacaaatgcatgttTATGCCTACTTTTATCCCCCCCAAAGTGAATTAACTGCAGAATAGATTTTAGTGTACATAGATATATTTTAATTCCACTCTTGCCAGAACTCAATTAGCAATGTTATAGACATGCACATTTCCAATTCAAGACTGAAGTCTATAAAGAATGCTAGTGCAACAGAAAATAGTTAATGCTGTAGTAACTGTGTGCAGTACAAAGAATGCATTTATCTAGCACTTCCATACACACTTACTTGAGAAGCTGTCTTTGTCAATCCCGTTACTGCTTCCTACTACATCACAGAACTGATTGTTTGTTATTAAGTTGGACATTCCCAGTATagctgtaaaaggagaaaaagaaaaagcagaaaaccaatTTTACTGTTCCTGAATAATTCAGCTCAGATGCAGAGTTCCTTTAAATAATAACAACTGATATTTATAAAATACCCAGTTATCAGCACAATAAGCTATTCTACCtcttaataatttaaagaaaagtagaaaaaaaatttaattaattatagACTTTTTAGTTGGCTTTCACATCTTAGAAAGATTTGACCTTACCAGGCTCAAGCGTCAAAGTTAAAAGTGCAGTTCAGTCACAAAATTCTTGACTGAAGCTTTCAGAATACAGGCATATAGCAACACATTCTTACATGCAAGAAAAAGTGGTAGTGTACACAACAAAAACCAGCCAGTCTGAGCAATGAACTTAAAGGTTCTGAGTTTGAAAATCAGATATCTTATGCAGGCCAAAATAATTTACCTTCCTATAAATTATCACAAATCAATAAAGATGATACATGACAACCAAACTGGCATATAACATGTTCTAGTTTCTATCATAACTGCAATTTCCTATAGTCACATTTCAGATCACGAATACACTACCACATTAATTAAAGATCTTTCTTGTGTAAATACGCATCAGCCCATTCATACTTCAAAAAACTAACCTGCAAGGTCACCTAATTCTGTGTCTGTGGCACTGGTCAAGGCTTCCTCCAGTTCTGGATCCAAAgagaatttttcttctgtgtaagacTGTACAGGCTTTTGCTTGGGGATAAATATTTTCCCTggagtaaagaaaatgaaaagtctgATGTTACTTTGTATTATATAGCTACTTATCTTTAAACTTTTCTGTACTTAAGAAATACATATTACATTTAGTAAATCCTGAGAAGAGCATGAAGGACAACATAAAGGAGTGaggtttcttctgtttgttcttgaAAGTCAGAGATGAGGAAGGAGCATAAGCAGGAATATAACATTACTTATTCCAAACTGTCAGGAGTCTGTATCATGACTCCAGTCTTATTTGTTTCTCCTAAGTATTAGAACGTAAAATATAAGCCTCCATCGTACATTTTAAACAGCCTAGAAAAAGAGCCTGTAAGGAAAATTTAGTATCACTAGAGAACAATGACTGATATCCTCTCAAGGGAGAAAGGGACCCAGGCAGAACTGTAATCTGAATGTGTCAGAGaaatagaatataaaaaaaataatctgaaataacaGACCTCAGTATTCACTGCAGTTTTACAACATACATGATATTTCTGATTTCAGATGTTAACTCAGTTTTGAAGTAAAAAAGGGGATGCCTGAGCTGCTTGAGAAAACCATGGTTTGTGAACAGCACAAAACAATAGATTTCTCTGCCAATGACactattttgtaaaataatactTAGAAAGGTCACAGAAGATTCAGTGGGAAAAGGAGCAGTAGTAATATGTTCTGCACCAACTTTTTAGTCATTACAGATGGGTAATGGGAAAAGTTATTTTAGGAGACTTGCATTATAAATAGAGGTCTGTGTGGTTAGCATAATTCCTGCATATATCTTCAGTTGAAAAGTTAGGGTAAGAAATCAGAATGTGAGAAAGCTATTCTAACAGTTATTCTGAAAACAGTTCAGATTTTAATGATTTAGAATTGGCCTTTCAGAACAAAGAAGTCTACCACTGCATAAGAACCCAGGAGAGGTAAGGGGTACTTTGGTTCAGGACCAATTAACGTGGTAAATAAAAGCTCCAGTACCGTATGAGAGAACAAAACTGATCCATTTGATAGAAGTAATTCACAACTAGAAAACTGTGAATCTAATCTTAACAGTTATTCAAAATTTTTCAAACTTTCCAAGTTGCCTGAGCTACCAGCACACAGAGCTGTGTGAAAGAGGTTCCAACTTCCTTTAGTTATTTCCTGGGGTAGGAAGCGGTGCCGATAATCTTCCTGTGAAGACTGCGTGCTAATTCAAGAACACACCCTCTTCCATATTCATAGCTAAAAAACATTTACACAAATCATACTAGCTCATCCCAACTACATGATGACAACCCACCATGCACCAGAATCAGACCAGCTGGGCAGAAGCCAGAagcctaagattttttttcccgcATACTGCATACAAGTGTATCTTGTTTGGACTAAGTTTGGACTAAGATTAagtttagcatttttaaataccTCCCAGTGACAAGAAGCtttacagggatgtttcagttttatttctgggAAATTCCAACAAAGCGGGATTTTGCTTTCACCACTTGTGGGAAGCAATGCCTGAAGTCAGCTCCTATGTCCCACAGCAGACAAGGGCATAACAAAATCCATCcacctttcctctctctccaaatTCCCATCCTAGATTACAATAGTTTgtggttcattttctttttatggaaCTTAATGCATTACCACTAGCACAGATTACAAAGAAGTGTATCAGGTTTTTCTCTGACAACACAGTCTGATGACCAAGATCTGTTGCTAGCAACACAGTGGTTTTGTTCCTGGGTTGCTATCTCTTTGTAAAGTTGTATAAATGGTCATTATCCATATTTAGAAGCAGCAAATAAATCTCCTTACATAACTGTACTGACTACAAACAGTAGCTGAAAGCAGCTGACATGCGTTACCACCCATACCTCAGGTTAGATGGACAGTGCAAAACAAACTATGTGGTGAttcaggattaaaagaaaatcttcataAATTGAAGGCTTAGGTAGTAAATGTTTAAGATTATTTTGATATAATTGATACAGTACATTTCTACCcccattttattttatcagcATCACCTACTGGGGAGAGAATAACTTTCAACTTAAATTGTAATTTTCAAAAGAGATATGAGAATGTTTGATGAGGTTTTCGTTAAACCCATGAAACACTCTGAACAGCACACACATGATCTAAAGCCTTTCATTAGCTTTGTTTGCATTGTTTTCCCTCAGTAATACAGAATAGTAAAAAAAGTGAGGATTTCTGAGTacaaggaaggaggagagaaggaaagtgcGATTTGAGCACCTGAGCCTTCGTTCATGTCATCCTTTTCACAGCATGAGCACAGCAGGCAGCGAGTGGGAGAAGGAAACTGATCTCAATTAAAAGCAACtttgtaaaaatgtatttcaaccTAGATCAGCCTCCTGCCTGGTTCATCACACAGTACCCACAAAAAAGTAGTTTTCCTGACGTTACTTTCAGTAATTCTTAAATTCATAGGTTAGGAACTTCTGCTTCTAAACATTTGCTTCCTAAGAGTAAGGCTAAATTTATCCATACATGCCTGACTCTTACGATAACCTAAAAAAAGtatattcagtttttattaaagcaaaaatgttaaaagcCACGCCCCTCCAGAAATGTTCATTGCAGCCAACTCCAGTCACATGAACTGGGTCAGGAGCAGGTTTTGTTATAAAACAGGTCACACCCTTGTGTATATAATCTCTTATTCATTGGCTTCATCTCATCCTAGCCCAGAGTTCAGAGGTTTACAATGCACATACGAAAGCAGGTCCTTCCCCACTCCCCACTTCTACTAACGAACTTACTTCAAAAAGAGTAAGACCCCTGTGGCTCTGGGGACAATGATCTAACTCAAGGCCTGCTGCCAAGACAGTTTGGCAATTCCCTTCCCCCCTTACTAAtgtaagcttttttaaaaaaaaccaaaaccacacaaaaaaaccaagactACACATCTGTGCAGCCCATGAGATGAATAGCTTTCTCAGCCCTCAACCTCAAGCAGAACATTTCCAAATAGCAGGGATTTGATTTGAAGGAACACGACATCCTCCTCTTCAGCCAACCAGGATACTGCAAAGATTAAGCAATACAACATGAGGAGGCAAATTTCAGAGATGTTCACATCATTTCTGTAATAACTAGATATTCAAGTCTTCTATGCCTTTAGCTAACATGTTAAATTATACGCATCCCAGGATTAATTCACAGGCTTGCTTTTCTACAGAATGAACTTTCAGTTCCAAGTTCCACACAATTACATtgctcaaaaggcagaaacaTTGGATGATGTCTGTTGAAGTGCTCTAGACATTTCATACACAGACTCACAGTATCTAAGGTGGGACTGAAAATCTTGCAGAAGTCAGGTCTGTTCAGTGTGGCCATGCACTGCATATTGCTGGTACTATTCTCACATATCCCGCAGTCCTACCCTCATGCTAGTAGGCAGCAAGCAGCCATGACTTGCAGATCAGAAGAAAGTCTAAAATCCACTTTGCAGTACTCTGTTTGCAGAAGAGGAATCAAGTGTCACCTGAGGACAACCGAATACAAGCTCACCTCATCAGTGACTTCATGAAGAGGAGCGAGCAACATGTGATATATTCCTTACATCTTACGTTCCTTAGAGCTTCATCAATCCAGAAATTGATATAATCCACAATTCAATCACCAATTGTTACCATGTGACAGACTTAGGTTCATCAATTCACTTGTAAGCACAATTTaatactaattttttaaattcaacttACAAGTTACTTCCTCAATGTCTTACTGTAGAAACAGTACTGTTATGCATTATCTGATTACAGAGCACATAGCGAGTTAGAAAACTGTTTTACATTAAGGCTAGAGTATCACATGTTATTTTGTTCTAGTCGTCCTGTATAGAGAATGTCAATTCAACAAGTTGTTTCTCCAAAGCTCTTACAGGATATTAGCTTCATTTTACAACACGTAACATGCTTCCTTTAAAGACCAGTGATTGAAAGGCAAACAGAGAACACAGCATCCCAATCCTCCTGCAACAGAAGCATATGGTGATCTAGAGCAACAACTGAGCAGGGCAGCACCAAAAGAGCTCTAGCCAGGTGACTACAGTTTGAGCCTATTTTCTGAGTAATAGagcaggggaaaacaaacaaaccaaccaaccaaccccaacATTAAAGCAGAAGTCACATGAAATGCAAATCTACACAGAACAAACATACCCCAGCACAAATGCAGAGGAGAGTTGGAAGAGAAAGCCATGATTAGGAGAGTGCAAAGGCTAGAAATGCAAAGCTTCATTTACATAATAATTTACTAATGCCTTGCACTATACAGCACAAAGTACATAACTGACATTAGATATGTTTTGAGCTCAGGTGCAATAATTCTCATATTTTGCTGTTCCAAGAGAAGTGAGAAGCATTGGTCAGACGCGTGGAACATACTTAAGGGCAAAAGACTCCAGCACTGAAGCCTCGCTTCACTGTTTAGATAAGAGATCCATTTCCTTGCAGTATTCCTTCTAAAATCTTTATGGCATACTTACGTACACAGATTGAGACAAAGCTAGTTTTGTTGAAAGTATTACCACATTGCTCTCATGAATCTCTTGAACAATGGTTTTTACTGTATGGTTCAACACTTAATTGGAACAGAATGTGACTTAGGTCATTAGATcgtgtttaaaaacaaagtatgtttttaaGGATGCTTTTAGAAACAAAATCAGGCACTGGAAAAATGCAATAGAATATAGTTTAGGGATTGTTAAGCTTCACATTTCTTTAGCACTGTTCATCTCACTACCTCAGGACACTTTACATGATTTCAGATCTTCCACGTTTTacagcacacagcaaaaaaaggCTCCAAAAATTTGGCCAAATCACATCATCTATCAGTGAAAGAGATGCAACATTGTTTTAATAACATGTTACCCCAAAATGGGGTACTTAGGACAACTGGAAGAGAGGATTTTCCTTTACACTGTGGTAGGGAAACAAGGTTATCAGAATCAGTAGTAAGGCAGGATCTTGAACCCAGGGTAAGCTGCTTTGATAAACCTGCAGGCCAAATTGCCACACAGGACATCAGTTCTActaaaataggaaaaggaaagagaaggataGATTTTCTCCTTCTTACTCCATGAAATGAATAATTAGACCAAGTCAGAGCAATGAGACCAGCTAggcacacagaaatattttagcaaagtCTGACCCACAAAAATGGCACCAAGAAAATAGCTGCAACTCCAATTCATCTCTCTCCCCCCAAAACCTCTAGATCTGACGGTTACGATTGtcagttttcttctgaattaacAGGATAATCAAGGAAGATTTTCACCTACGCCTATTCCACAATTTGTTAGCATTTCTCCATAATACATTTATCTagccaaagagaaaaattataagCCAGCTTAgtcatttgtttgggtttttttaatattaaagaaaagcaCATTAGGATAAGAGCTCCCTCTAGATAAAAAACATCCTACACAAGCATTAAGTTTTGCTCCACTCCCTTTCCAAGTTTTACATCTAGATAAAGGTCatgatttcttcatttaaaagattaAGTTACATAGGTTTGCCATTTTTGTGCAAAATGACCACAAACATGGCAGCAAGTCAAAGTTGAACCATAACATTTTcatgaggggaaaagaaaaggttatCCCTCACCTACTACAAAAATGAGCTTAGCCTTCTTGCCTCCTCCCACCCATTTAACAGAGCATGAATGTCCATACTGAacatttgtttctgcatttttagttTTGATGAAAGGAagctacatttcatttttcatattattttctcctctcctatAGTACTAAAATAAATGGtagaaaaagttattaaatagcaactctttttttttttaagatacaggaAATTTTACTAACTAAACTGGTATGACATATTACAACATCCAGACAGACTGCTATTTAGTAATACTTTATTACATAAAGGAAATGACATTTGATCTTTCTTAATCAAGATCTGTGTTCCAGCTGGACCCTTCTGTTTTTCTACATGATTCTCACAGATTTTATCTACCCAAACAAATAGTTTTGCCGTGTGCATGTATACGTAAGCTGACTTTAAAGAACCACCTATCTGAATGAAGCACTAGTACTCAGTAGGAAAAGAAGTACTAACTAGAGCAAATCCTCCATGCCCAGCCCCACATCCTGAAGGAGTGGTGTACAAGCTAGCCGGGCTGCAAGGGACTCCCCAAACCAGCTACAAGGCCTGAATATATTTGAATTCAATCACGTTAAGCCATTAGGCTGTCTGCAATCTATACTAGCAAATATGTCAGGCAACAAGCAGAACAGGAGAGGAATCAGCAGCACACTGCACAGCCAAACATGGGATCAACAGGTACTTGCCAGCAGTGGAGGCACCATAAGGGTACTGCTGCTTTAAGTACCTTTGACTACCTTCTACATTCAATACATTGCGTTATCCTTAGCTTAGTTACTCTTACAGATTCAGTCAGCAAACTCCCATTCTGTCAGCAAAGGAGTGTCACAGTTATCTCTCAACAAAAGTGGTGTTAAACTACACAAATAAGGCAAAACACGGTGTATTACAGAAGTAGTACATCATACACAGTGCAGCACATTATAAAGTTACAATCTTTCTATtacttcaaggaaaagaaaaagagaccaaCATTGTCAAGTAACAGCTATCTGGTACAGGCAGAGAAAATGCAAATACCCCCTACAAAATTTTCATCAAATATACACCACAATCACCATCATATATACAAACTCAGTAGATGAATGAAGACTCAAGACTGAAATAAGCAGTGATTCACATCAGAGAATTAAGTAGAATTAAAAGGTTTCAAGCCCTTAAGAGAGGAGTCTGTTCATCTTGGGCAGTTGGAATACAACTTATAAAACAATTTACTGAAGTCTTACTGCAGCAgatctgccctgctgctggggaaggttcAGACAAGCTAGGATTCACAAGCAGTACACAAACACTGTGGCAACAGCTAAAAGCCTCCTCCTACACATATGTGCCCAGCAGAGGACTGGGAGTTTCTGTCCCTACCAATAGTGCTTAGTAAGGCACAACAAATTTGGGAACTCTtggttttgtgggaaaaaaataaataaatctattccTATAGTATTTAAGACAcacattctttttaaattttctcctgaaaaggaaaatgcttcccATCAAGTCAACAAGACAACTAGATCCAAAACAAAGACTTAAAATCCCAGGCTTTAATAATGTGTCCACTCATTGGGTCGATGTTTCCATGGTTTTTAGACCACAAACCACTGCCAGATTTCAAAGTTTCTTGCGATGTTAACTATGTAATTATTTAATAGTAACTATGCAATCTTATTAAACCTCTCAGTAAGGATACTAGAAAGACAACATGATTACATACACCACTTGCCTAGCCGTGTCTACCTGCAACATCTTTGAACATTACTACGTATCTACCACGACATcattttactgctattttttaaattcaatgtaGCATTACAAATGTTACTGTCTATACTCAGTGCCACAGGGCATAAGCCACAGGCACAACCACAGCATTTGTTATTATTGACACAAATCAGGGGTAGCTTTTACTTTGAGGATACTATCCCTATCAGAACTTAAAATCTTCGAGTCTTATTTCCTTCCTGTGCTACATGCAAACAGCACACCAGCCCCAGTGCCACAAAATGCTTGAACAGGAAGCATTCCGCCTCTGCACAGTAGCACTCATTTGGAAACGCCGCGAGTTAAAAAGCATTAGAGCTGCCAGTGCTTCAATAAACTTTGGTTCACAGTAGTTCTGGCTAGTCCACTTCAGAGATTTCATAACCACCTACACCGGAAAGGGTGGCgttacctttcttttctcttgtaaaAGGCACATAGTCTTCTCTGTCTTTGTGCTCAAGAGCCTGCTTCTCCAAATATGCAAGAAGTCGTTCCCTGTCGAAGGGACCTGAAGCCTTTTTAGCAGTCTGGTCTTTCTGTCGGAAGCCTGCAGGCAGAAGTGcgttctgcaaaacaaaatggagCAAACAAGTACAGCTTATCAAGTCCGAGTGAACACCTATTCAGTTTCATTTCCCTCTTCCATCTCCCTCTCCCCAAGGTTCAAACCTGATACATCATCCTTTTTAGGCAATCTCTGACTCCTTGCCAACTTCCTTTTTTGGGGGCAGGGAAGGACTCAAGGTAATCTATTCTTTAGATACcaagaatataattaaaaatagagcaCACTGGACTCTGAATAGGACTGAAGCAATTCTTTAAGTACAATAGCTCCAAGCGCTAGACTTGCTAgttactttgcatttcttttctagaATGAACACTGTTTAAATGAGTAGTAGTAAATAAAACTCAGCTATTCACAGTTTAGACATTCAGTGAGAAGACTGTTTCCTC from Mycteria americana isolate JAX WOST 10 ecotype Jacksonville Zoo and Gardens chromosome 6, USCA_MyAme_1.0, whole genome shotgun sequence includes:
- the LOC142411696 gene encoding tropomodulin-3 encodes the protein MTLPFRKDLDKYKDLDEDEILGKLSEEELKQLETVLDDLDPENALLPAGFRQKDQTAKKASGPFDRERLLAYLEKQALEHKDREDYVPFTREKKGKIFIPKQKPVQSYTEEKFSLDPELEEALTSATDTELGDLAAILGMSNLITNNQFCDVVGSSNGIDKDSFSNIVKGEKMLPVFDEPPNPTNVEETLQRIKDNDSRLVEVNLNNIKNIPIPTLKEFAKALETNTHVKNFSLAATRSNDPVAVALADMLRVNTKLKSLNIESNFITGVGILALVDALKDNETLTEIKIDNQRQQLGTVAEVEIAKMLEENTKILKFGYHFTQQGPRARAAAAITKNNDLVRKRRVEGDN